The Alkalihalobacillus sp. TS-13 genomic interval ACCAAATGGTCCAAAAGTTGTGTGGTTTGCAAGGATATACCCTAAAGGCAGCCCTACGACCCAATATGAAATCAGCGCCATCACCAGGGTCATATTGACATCCTTATAACCACGCAGGGCTCCTTGTATCGGAGCTGCAATCGCATCTGAAAGCTGAAAGAATATAGCATAAATCAAGAAATGGGCAATCAATTTCAACACAGCTGGTTCTTTTGTATACAGCCCAGCTATCTGTTCATTAAATAACCATAGAAAGGCAGCTGAAACACACGCTAAAAAGAGCGCAATAACGATTCCTAAAAGGCTGTACTCTTTTGCATCTTTCAGACGTTTTGCACCGACTTCAAACCCAACGGCAATCGTCAGTGTCATAGAGACACTCAGCGGGCCCATGTAAAGTAAAGAGGCAAAATTGATCGCTGCCTGATGCGCTGCGATGGTGATCGTATCGAATCGGCTCATGAGAAGAGTTACAGCCGCAAAAATACTCACTTCAAAAAAGATTGCAAGACCGATTGGTACTCCGATTTTCAATACTTCTTTCCATGCGGTAAGAGAAACAGGGAACCAGTTTCGAAAAATTCTATAGATGGAGAATGGCGGATTTTTATGTACAACGATGATGGCTACGAACATGATAAACCAATAGGTAATAGCAGATGCGTATCCTGCACCGATCCCTCCCAGCTTTGGAAGTCCAAGTTTCCCAAATATAAGAAGATAATTGAATAAGATATTGATAGGAAGAGAGAGCAGGGTGATGAACATCGTCGTTTTCGTTTCTCCCAAAGCATCAATGAAACTCCTTATCCCTGTATAGACGAACAATGGAAGGATTCCAAACGATAATCCAATCAGATAATGGAATGCAATATGGCTCACTTGGGCTGTAAGATCCATCGCATTTATGATTGGCATCAAAATGAACACACCTATTACCACTATCGCAAGGGATAGAAATATAGCAAGATAAATCGTTTGAATAACTGAAAAAGGCACCTTATCTTTTCTATTACCCCCGATCAGCTGCGATACGATAGGGGTCAACGCCATAAGAATGCCACTTAATCCTGTAAAAACAGGAACCCAAATACTTGAGCCGATCGCAACTCCTGCTAAGTCCTCCGCACCTGCTTGTCCACTCATCAAGGTATCGAAGAAATTCATCGCTAACAAGCCGACCTGGGTGATCAATATCGGGAAAAGAATGTATAAGAATTGTTTAAGCTTCTGTGTCTTTGTATGTGTCTCGAACATATCGTAAACTCCTGATCCATGTCATCCGGTTATTATATCATAAATTCTGTAAAACCAATCCTCTGACGTTTCAAGCAAACTGTTTTATTTTTAACCTCTAGAAAATTATAATATAAGAACATTGTCTTAAAGGTGGGATTAATTATGGACGAACGAACTTCAAAACAAATACGTTTAGCAAAAAGACCTGTTGGAATGCCGAGCCACGAGAACTTTGAATGGACAGAGTCACAGTTGAATGAACCTGAAAGTGGGGAAGTTTTACTTAAAGCATTATATATTTCCGTCGATCCATACATGAGAGGAAGGATGAATGATCAGAAATCTTATGTAGAACCTTATGCTGTTGGAGAGGTCATTTCTGGCGGTGTTATTGCTGAAGTCGTCACCAGTAACAGTACAGAGTATCAAGTCGGGGATCTGGTCATTGGTAATCTTGGCTGGGCAACCTATCAAACAGCGTCTGAAGAATCGCTTCGAAAGATCGATCCACAACAAGCTCCTGTTACGGCGCATTTAGGCGTACTCGGAATGCCAGGTATTACAGCATATTTCGGTTTGCTTGACATCGGGAAGCCTGAACCAGGGGAAACAGTGGTCGTTTCCGGTGCGGCCGGAGCAGTAGGTACCGTCGTCGGTCAAATAGCGAAAATTGCGGGGGCACGCATCGTAGGGATTGCAGGATCGGATGAAAAACTGGCATATCTCAAAGACGAACTTGGCTTTGATGTAACCGTCAATTATAAGTCTGAATCATTCAAACAACAACTAAAAGAAGCATGTAAAGACGGAGTCGATGTTTATTACGATAATGTCGGTGGGGAAGTCTCTGATGCTGTCTTGCGGCTGATCAATAAAGGAGCACGTATACCAATTTGTGGCCAGATTTCATTATATAACCTTGAGAAGCCTGACCTCGGAATCCGTGTCCAACCGAATCTGCTCATCAACAGTGCCTTGATGAAAGGCTTCATCGTTTCAGATTATGGTGCTTACTTTGAGGATGCCGTCAAAGACCTGGCTAAATGGCTTCAAGAAGGTAAACTTTCTTATCGGGAAACGGTCGTTGAAGGGTTTGACAATATTCCTGATGCGTTCTTAGGTTTATTTACTGGAGAAAATATAGGTAAATATATCGTCAAGATTGCCGAACCATCACAATAAATGTGAGGGGGGCTAATAGTCCCCTTACCATCCCGATCTGGTATGATAGATACTTAGTATAATTGACTTTAAAGGGGAAGTTACATATGGATTTGAACACGATCAGTTATTTTCTATTTGCCTCGATCTTATTGACCATCACACCCGGACCAGACTTCATGTTTGTATTCGCACAGAGCGTTTCACATGGAAAAAAGGCAGGGATTGCAACTGGCCTTGGACTTTGTACGGGACTGATCGCTCATACGTTGGCTGCTGCAGTAGGAATTTCGGCGATCCTTTATCAATCCAGCCTAGCTTTCACGATCATAAAAGTTGCCGGCGCAATCTACCTGTTATACTTAGCAATCCAAGCTTTCCGAGAAAATGCCAAGCCCGAACAGCAAAAAGTAAAGCAATACACGTTGATGAATCTTTATCGTAAAGGTATTTTCATGAATATCTTGAATCCTAAAGTGTCGATTTTCTTTTTGGCCTTCCTGCCTCAATTTGTAAAGGTAAACAACGGGCCTATTCCGGTTCAGATGACAATTCTAGGTTTACTCTTCATCGTACAAGCTCTTCTGATATTCATTGTATTGTCTATTTCAGCAGGTACAATCGGAGAAAAACTTTGGAGTAATGTGACAGTTTTAAGTTGGATCAATCGTCTCAAAGGAACTGTATTTGCATTTTTCTCCCTACGGTTATTACTAGAGCAAAAATAAGCAGGATGTGATATAGACGATGGCAATACTTCTAGGAATCGGTTGGGATGTAGGGGGATGGATGGGTACCAAACAGGGGATCGCAGCTTGTACGTTCAATACGCAGTCTAAAGAACTTCAATGGATCGGAAAACCGAAGAATACGAAAATCATCGATCATACCCTATGGACACCGCAAAACATCATTCATCAACTGGATCATTCCGTCTCGATCGAGGATTTTGACACCACCGTGCTCGGGATAGATGCATCGTTGGGTTTTCCTCTTGAATATAAAAAGCTAGTCAATAATGAACGAACTTCTGTCGAAAAGCCTTCCAAAGAAATCTTCAATCCATACGCCTATCGCGAAACCGAACGGCATGTATATGAGAGGTTCGGAAAAAAACCATTGTCTGCACCATTTGATAAACTTGGTAACAATGCGACACTTGCGATCACCTATGCTATGAATTGGTATCATGAACAATCATTCGTTATCCATCCACAACAAAGGTGGACAAGGG includes:
- a CDS encoding NADP-dependent oxidoreductase; translation: MDERTSKQIRLAKRPVGMPSHENFEWTESQLNEPESGEVLLKALYISVDPYMRGRMNDQKSYVEPYAVGEVISGGVIAEVVTSNSTEYQVGDLVIGNLGWATYQTASEESLRKIDPQQAPVTAHLGVLGMPGITAYFGLLDIGKPEPGETVVVSGAAGAVGTVVGQIAKIAGARIVGIAGSDEKLAYLKDELGFDVTVNYKSESFKQQLKEACKDGVDVYYDNVGGEVSDAVLRLINKGARIPICGQISLYNLEKPDLGIRVQPNLLINSALMKGFIVSDYGAYFEDAVKDLAKWLQEGKLSYRETVVEGFDNIPDAFLGLFTGENIGKYIVKIAEPSQ
- a CDS encoding MATE family efflux transporter: MFETHTKTQKLKQFLYILFPILITQVGLLAMNFFDTLMSGQAGAEDLAGVAIGSSIWVPVFTGLSGILMALTPIVSQLIGGNRKDKVPFSVIQTIYLAIFLSLAIVVIGVFILMPIINAMDLTAQVSHIAFHYLIGLSFGILPLFVYTGIRSFIDALGETKTTMFITLLSLPINILFNYLLIFGKLGLPKLGGIGAGYASAITYWFIMFVAIIVVHKNPPFSIYRIFRNWFPVSLTAWKEVLKIGVPIGLAIFFEVSIFAAVTLLMSRFDTITIAAHQAAINFASLLYMGPLSVSMTLTIAVGFEVGAKRLKDAKEYSLLGIVIALFLACVSAAFLWLFNEQIAGLYTKEPAVLKLIAHFLIYAIFFQLSDAIAAPIQGALRGYKDVNMTLVMALISYWVVGLPLGYILANHTTFGPFGYWIGLSSGLTTGAITLYLRLRYLQRRYAASLKSTRIYR
- a CDS encoding DUF429 domain-containing protein, which translates into the protein MAILLGIGWDVGGWMGTKQGIAACTFNTQSKELQWIGKPKNTKIIDHTLWTPQNIIHQLDHSVSIEDFDTTVLGIDASLGFPLEYKKLVNNERTSVEKPSKEIFNPYAYRETERHVYERFGKKPLSAPFDKLGNNATLAITYAMNWYHEQSFVIHPQQRWTRGDKVIIEVYPALIKSFKPSDIKNKILSLIPDNIPIHTDAYDAAICALLALLYAGNGEVLKNIFLKEPCIKLETATQEGWIYYPVVKVEDHDTC
- a CDS encoding LysE family translocator, with product MDLNTISYFLFASILLTITPGPDFMFVFAQSVSHGKKAGIATGLGLCTGLIAHTLAAAVGISAILYQSSLAFTIIKVAGAIYLLYLAIQAFRENAKPEQQKVKQYTLMNLYRKGIFMNILNPKVSIFFLAFLPQFVKVNNGPIPVQMTILGLLFIVQALLIFIVLSISAGTIGEKLWSNVTVLSWINRLKGTVFAFFSLRLLLEQK